One window of Electrophorus electricus isolate fEleEle1 chromosome 24, fEleEle1.pri, whole genome shotgun sequence genomic DNA carries:
- the eif4g3b gene encoding eukaryotic translation initiation factor 4 gamma 3 isoform X12: protein MSLPPKAVPKSAAAAGPGTGPSPSNQLRATLATVPLPGPQQPPPVPPTQVFLNALHPRIPRVQPTLDERIFPTQPGVTAVYSVQRPAGPPYTAHEINKGHPSLAATPPGHASSPGLSQVSVSTVSTAHLYGHPKGWEAGGGSPYTAGQNAGTTPLVYSPPTQPMNAQPQSRPFAPGSRPAHHQFFQRPQMQTARPAIPSNSPSIRPASQAPAATVYPPSQPIMMSMTSMTPMPFPSPQTAQYYIPQYRHSGPPYVGPPQQYTVQPTGPSTFYPGPSPADFPPAYAAGPSYYPGQTMYTPSPSIIVPTAQQPPPTKREKKTIRIRDPNQGGKDITEEIMSGVGGSRNPTPPVGRPSTTPTPPQQLNSQVAEHGHVMYNVDSAQVLPASVDLKPDDKPKLECAMLKSSSPGLRPVDPPVQRREPGSPAPAPAPAPAPAPAPAPAPVPVSAPGPGPVPAPAPAPAPAPTPDSYPPEKSELPPCGLEPAPSVASAPAPNPSKPLSAAEGTETPGPSPEPEPAISPEPEKLEVQQAPSELLISPTQEVKAVNGLAETNPTPPCDDLGFQPSHTPQPQPAPGPTRPQAPISEPGPASPALEAHCAEAKAAHPAAGDAVASGTATPSLPSTTAADIGTVLTPPPGLTLPGQAAREAGLAREASTGPELKEAGTEPEVLLEDKVEPTLQPNLRQSLSQAMTSLPKTWKKPKEDTSVGQVQCPDREEKLELGMEAFVERTSPPPFGGERRASAGVPPEENGEQEAEPLRNGPAHIPETESSDGVPATVLKEPTPNAIHKPELKDGKRQYNRDFLLGFQFMPACVQKPEGLPPISDVVLDKINQNKLPLRQVDPRIISRGPDFTPAFADFGRAIPGGRGAPLLSVGPRRPPPRKIITNVSVNDEVQLKKAENAWKPGLKRENVTEDPETQKTQELFRKVRSILNKLTPQMFNQLMKQVMDLTIDTEERLKGVIDLVFEKAIDEPSFSVAYGNMCSCLAMLKVPMADKPTSTVNFRKLLLNRCQKEFEKDKVDDDVFEKKQRELEAASSASERERLEEELEEAKDKARRRSIGNIKFIGELFKLRMLTEAIMHDCVVKLLKNHDEESLECLCRLLTTIGKDLDFEKAKPRMDQYFNQMEKIVKERKTSSRIRFMLQDVIDLRLHNWVSRRADQGPKTIEQIHKEAKIEEQEEQRKVHQQLLSKDNKRRTVVQREETWNTVPVPKNSRTIDPTKIPKISKPTIDDKIQLGPRAQMNWMKGSSGGAGARASESDTLRPSASSLNRYSALQPSVPAAAPTSSAGPDFESKRGLSSRGSSGRERNDKPLSSAPSRAGPPSVGGASKEAPEEPPKEEAHKDTHVPPTPKLLPSTANRSKLERSQSRESVKLEAASGPATDKPALSEEEMEKRSKSIIDEFLHISDYKEAMQCVEELEQASMLHVFVRVGVESTLERSQITRDHMGQLLYQLLQAGSLSKPQFFKGFSETLELADDMAIDIPHIWLYLAELVSPVLREGGISMRELFSEFSKPLLPVGRAGILFSEILHLLCKHMSHRKVGALWRDSELSWVNFLPDMEDVPRFITEQKLDFTLSDCSSPACAVSKRALSPEELNKQLEKLLLEDMASDEQIFDWVEANLDESEMSSAPFLRALMTAVCRAAVRSKPVGLVSESSSSKVDTAIIQKRLPVLHKYLNSDTERQLQALYALQALIVKLDQPPNLLRMFFDCLYDEDVISEDAFYKWEASKDPAEQQGKGVALKSVTAFFTWLREAEEESEDN, encoded by the exons ATGAGTTTGCCGCCGAAAGCGGTGCCGAAGTCAGCCGCTGCCGCTGGACCTGGAACCGGGCCGTCACCCTCAAATCAACTGCGGGCTACCCTGGCTACAGTACCGTTGCCGGGGCCCCAGCAGCCTCCTCCGGTACCACCAACGCA AGTTTTCCTTAATGCGTTGCACCCCAGGATCCCCCGAGTGCAGCCAACCCTGGACGAGCGAATCTTCCCTACACAGCCTGGCGTCACTGCCGTCTACAGT GTACAGAGACCTGCTGGCCCCCCTTACACAGCGCACGAAATCAACAAAGGACACCCCAGCCTAGCGGCCACACCGCCGGGCCATGCGTCCTCCCCTGGCCTCTCTCAGGTATCAGTTTCCACAGTATCCACTGCGCATCTGTATGGCCACCCTAAAGGCTGGGAGGCAGGAGGAGGG TCTCCGTACACGGCGGGCCAGAATGCTGGCACGACCCCTCTCGTCTACTCCCCGCCAACGCAACCAATGAACGCCCAGCCGCAGAGCCGCCCG tTTGCCCCGGGGTCTCGTCCTGCCCACCACCAG TTTTTCCAGAGGCCTCAGATGCAGACAGCCCGGCCTGCCATTCCAAGTAACAGCCCTTCCATTCGACCTGCGTCCCAGGCACCAGCCGCCACCGTCTACCCCCCCAGCCAGCCCATCATGATGTCCATGACGTCCATGACGCCCATGCCTTTCCCCTCACCCCAGACCGCCCAGTACTACATACCCCAG TATCGCCACAGTGGCCCTCCCTACGTGGGACCTCCCCAGCAGTACACCGTCCAGCCCACAGGACCCAGCACATTCTACCCTGGGCCCTCTCCTGCAGACTTCCCTCCAGCATATG CGGCAGGGCCTTCATACTATCCTGGCCAGACCATGTACACCCCATCTCCATCCATAATAGTGCCTACAGCTCAGCAGCCTCCACCGActaagagggaaaagaaaaca ATCCGTATCCGCGACCCTAACCAGGGTGGCAAGGATATCACAGAGGAGATCATGTCAGGCGTAGGCGGCAGCCGGAACCCAACCCCTCCAGTGGGACGTCCCTCCACTACCCCTACTCCTCCACAG CAGCTGAACAGCCAGGTAGCAGAGCATGGGCATGTCATGTATAACGTGGACAGCGCTCAGGTCCTTCCTGCTTCCGTTGACTTGAAACCAG ATGACAAGCCAAAGCTTGAGTGTGCAATGCTGAAGTCTTCATCACCAGGGCTACGGCCAGTCGACCCTCCTGTGCAGAGGCGAGAGCCCGGCAGtcctgcccctgctcctgcccctgctcctgcccctgctcctgctcctgctcctgctcctgtccctgtctctgcaCCTGGACCTGGACCTgtcccagctccagctccagctccagctcctgcccccaccccagACTCTTATCCCCCTGAGAAATCTGAGCTTCCTCCCTGTGGCCTAGAACCAGCCCCCAGTGTAGCCTCAGCTCCAGCCCCCAACCCCTCCAAGCCTTTGTCAGCAGCAGAGGGGACAGAGACCCCCGGCCCTTCACCAGAGCCTGAACCAGCCATCTCTCCAGAGCCAGAGAAACTGGAGGTCCAGCAGGCCCCCTCAGAGCTGCTCATCTCTCCAACCCAGGAGGTCAAAGCTGTCAACGGGCTGGCCGAAACAAATCCCACTCCTCCCTGCGATGATCTGGGCTTCCAGCCCAGCCACACCCCCCAGCCGCAGCCTGCCCCCGGCCCTACCCGGCCACAGGCTCCCATCTCAGAGCCCGGCCCCGCCAGCCCGGCCCTGGAGGCCCACTGTGCGGAGGCGAAGGCTGCACATCCAGCAGCCGGAGATGCGGTTGCCTCAGGCACGGCGACGCCCTCGTTGCCTTCCACCACTGCTGCTGATATTGGTACTGTGCTCACGCCTCCTCCAGGCCTCACTCTCCCAGGCCAGGCTGCCAGAGAGGCAGGCCTGGCCCGGGAAGCCTCCACTGGGCCAGAGCTGAAAGAGGCTGGGACGGAGCCAGAGGTCTTGCTGGAGGATAAAGTGGAGCCCACCTTACAGCCCAATCTTAGACAAAGCTTGAGTCAAG CAATGACTAGTTTACCAAAGACGTGGAAGAAGCCAAAAGAAGACACTTCTGTGGGGCAGGTCCAGTGTCCTGACAGAGAG gagaAGCTGGAGCTGGGTATGGAGGCTTTCGTGGAGCGCACTAGCCCTCCTCCTTTTGGTGGGGAGAGACGGGCCTCTGCGGGGGTGCCACCAGAGGAGAACGGAGAGCAGGAGGCGGAGCCTTTGAGGAATGGACCAGCGCATATCCCTGAGACGGAAAGCAGCGATGGCGTACCCGCTACTGTCCTAAAAGAGCCCACCCCCAACGCAATACATA AGCCAGAGCTGAAGGATGGGAAGAGGCAGTATAATAGAGACTTCCTGTTGGGATTCCAGTTCATGCCTGCCTGCGTGCAGAAGCCAGAGGGGCTTCCTCCAATTTCCGATGTGGTACTGGACAAG ATTAACCAAAACAAGCTGCCGCTGCGGCAGGTGGACCCTCGCATCATCTCCAGAGGCCCAGACTTCACCCCAGCATTCGCAGACTTTGGCAGGGCAATTCCTGGAGGCAGGGGTGCACCG CTGCTCAGTGTCGGCCCGAGACGGCCGCCTCCGCGCAAAATTATCACCAATGTGTCCGTGAACGACGAGGTGCAGCTGAAGAAGGCCGAGAACGCCTGGAAACCTGGCCTGAAGAGGGAGAATGTCACAGAGGACCCCGAGACCCAGAAAACTCAG GAGCTTTTCCGGAAGGTGCGCAGTATCCTTAACAAACTGACACCGCAGATGTTTAACCAGCTGATGAAGCAGGTGATGGACCTCACCATCGACACAGAGGAACGCCTCAAAGGCGTCATCGACCTGGTTTTCGAAAAAGCCATCGATGAGCCAAGCTTCTCTGTGGCCTATGGCAATATGTGTAGCTGCCTGGCTATG TTAAAAGTGCCCATGGCAGACAAGCCCACCAGCACTGTGAACTTCCGAAAGCTGCTGCTGAACCGCTGTCAGAAAGAGTTTGAGAAGGACAAGGTGGACGATGATGTCTTTGAGAAGAAGCAGCGGGAGCTGGAAGCAGCTTCCTCG GCCAGCGAGCgggagaggctggaggaggaaCTGGAGGAGGCGAAGGACAAGGCCCGCAGGAGGTCCATTGGCAACATCAAGTTCATCGGGGAGCTGTTCAAGCTGCGCATGCTGACGGAGGCCATCATGCACGATTGCGTGGTCAAGCTGCTCAAGAACCACGACGAGGAGAGCCTGGAGTGTCTGTGCCGCCTCCTCACCACCATCGGAAAAGACCTGGACTTCGAGAAGGCCAAG ccACGAATGGATCAGTACTTCAACCAGATGGAAAAGAtagtgaaggagaggaagactTCCTCACGCATTCGGTTCATGCTCCAGGACGTCATCGACCTGCGACTG CATAACTGGGTGTCGCGGCGAGCTGACCAGGGGCCCAAGACCATTGAGCAGATCCACAAGGAGGCCAAAAtcgaggagcaggaggagcagaggaaggtgCACCAGCAGCTGCTGTCCAAGGACAACAAGAGGAGAACAG TAGTGCAGAGAGAAGAGACCTGGAACACTGTGCCTGTGCCCAAGAACAGTAGGACAATAGACCCCACCAAAATCCCCAAAATCTCCAAG CCAACGATAGACGATAAAATCCAGCTTGGCCCGCGAGCGCAGATGAACTGGATGAaaggcagcagtggaggagctggagccaGAGCCAGCGAGTCAG ACACCCTGCGGCCCAGTGCCAGCAGCCTGAACCGCTACTCAGCCCTGCAGCCCTCGGTCCCGGCAGCCGCCCCCACATCCTCCGCAGGCCCAGACTTTGAGTCCAAGCGAGGCCTGAGCAG CCGTGGGAGCTCAGGACGGGAGCGCAATGATAAGCCACTGAGTTCGGCCCCTTCGCGGGCGGGGCCTCCCTCTGTGGGTGGGGCCAGTAAAGAGGCCCCCGAGGAGCCTCCTAAGGAGGAGGCGCACAAGGACACGCACGTCCCCCCCACACCAAAACTGCTGCCCAGCACAGCCAACAGGAGCAAACTGGAGCGCAGCCAATCCAGGGAATCTG TAAAACTTGAAGCAGCGTCAGGCCCTGCTACGGACAAGCCTGCACTAtcagaggaggagatggagaaacGCTCCAAGTCCATCATCGATGAGTTTTTGCACATTAGCGATTATAAG GAGGCTAtgcagtgtgtggaggagctggagcaggccTCAATGCTTCACGTGTTTGTGCGGGTGGGTGTGGAGTCCACACTGGAGAGGAGCCAGATAACACGCGACCACATGGGCCAGCTGCTCTATCAGCTGCTGCAGGCTGGAAGCCTCTCCAAACCTCAGTTCTTTAAAGG GTTCTCAGAAACCCTTGAGTTGGCAGATGATATGGCCATTGACATTCCCCATATATGGCTGTACTTAGCGGAGCTGGTTAGTCCTGTGCTCCGCGAAGGAGGAATCTCTATGAGAGAATTATTTAG TGAATTTAGTAAACCATTACTCCCTGTGGGAAGAGCTGGGatattattttctgaaatattgcACCTGCTATGCAAACATATG AGCCATAGGAAAGTGGGAGCCTTATGGAGGGATTCTGAGTTGAGTTGGGTTAATTTCCTCCCAGACATGGAGGATGTGCCTCGCTTCATCACTGAGCAG AAACTAGACTTCACTCTGTCTGATTGCTCGAGTCCGGCATGTGCGGTCTCTAAGAGAGCGCTCTCGCCTGAGGAGCTGAACAAGCAGCTGGAGAAGCTTCTCCTGGAGGACATGGCTAGCGATGAACAAATCTTCGACTGGGTAGAG GCAAATCTAGATGAATCCGAAATGAGTTCAGCTCCCTTCCTCAGAGCTCTGATGACTGCCGTatgcagagcagcagtgagAAGTAAGCCTGTTGGCCTGGTCT CTGAGAGCTCCTCCTCAAAAGTGGACACGGCCATTATCCAGAAGCGGTTGCCTGTCTTACACAAGTACCTTAACTcggacacagagagacagttgCAAGCACTTTATGCACTTCAAGCATTGATAGTAAAACTGGACCAGCCCCCCA ACTTGCTCCGGATGTTCTTTGACTGTTTGTATGACGAGGATGTGATCTCAGAGGATGCCTTCTACAAGTGGGAGGCCAGCAAAGACCCCGCTGAGCAGCAAGGCAAGGGCGTGGCCCTCAAATCCGTGACAGCTTTTTTCACTTGGCTGCGCGAGGCCGAGGAAGAGTCTGAGGACAATTGA
- the eif4g3b gene encoding eukaryotic translation initiation factor 4 gamma 3 isoform X8, whose translation MSLPPKAVPKSAAAAGPGTGPSPSNQLRATLATVPLPGPQQPPPVPPTQVFLNALHPRIPRVQPTLDERIFPTQPGVTAVYSVQRPAGPPYTAHEINKGHPSLAATPPGHASSPGLSQVSVSTVSTAHLYGHPKGWEAGGGSPYTAGQNAGTTPLVYSPPTQPMNAQPQSRPFAPGSRPAHHQGGFRPIQFFQRPQMQTARPAIPSNSPSIRPASQAPAATVYPPSQPIMMSMTSMTPMPFPSPQTAQYYIPQYRHSGPPYVGPPQQYTVQPTGPSTFYPGPSPADFPPAYAAGPSYYPGQTMYTPSPSIIVPTAQQPPPTKREKKTIRIRDPNQGGKDITEEIMSGVGGSRNPTPPVGRPSTTPTPPQFLCPHPHYPHIFYLKSQQLNSQVAEHGHVMYNVDSAQVLPASVDLKPDDKPKLECAMLKSSSPGLRPVDPPVQRREPGSPAPAPAPAPAPAPAPAPAPVPVSAPGPGPVPAPAPAPAPAPTPDSYPPEKSELPPCGLEPAPSVASAPAPNPSKPLSAAEGTETPGPSPEPEPAISPEPEKLEVQQAPSELLISPTQEVKAVNGLAETNPTPPCDDLGFQPSHTPQPQPAPGPTRPQAPISEPGPASPALEAHCAEAKAAHPAAGDAVASGTATPSLPSTTAADIGTVLTPPPGLTLPGQAAREAGLAREASTGPELKEAGTEPEVLLEDKVEPTLQPNLRQSLSQAMTSLPKTWKKPKEDTSVGQVQCPDREEKLELGMEAFVERTSPPPFGGERRASAGVPPEENGEQEAEPLRNGPAHIPETESSDGVPATVLKEPTPNAIHKPELKDGKRQYNRDFLLGFQFMPACVQKPEGLPPISDVVLDKINQNKLPLRQVDPRIISRGPDFTPAFADFGRAIPGGRGAPLLSVGPRRPPPRKIITNVSVNDEVQLKKAENAWKPGLKRENVTEDPETQKTQELFRKVRSILNKLTPQMFNQLMKQVMDLTIDTEERLKGVIDLVFEKAIDEPSFSVAYGNMCSCLAMLKVPMADKPTSTVNFRKLLLNRCQKEFEKDKVDDDVFEKKQRELEAASSASERERLEEELEEAKDKARRRSIGNIKFIGELFKLRMLTEAIMHDCVVKLLKNHDEESLECLCRLLTTIGKDLDFEKAKPRMDQYFNQMEKIVKERKTSSRIRFMLQDVIDLRLHNWVSRRADQGPKTIEQIHKEAKIEEQEEQRKVHQQLLSKDNKRRTVVQREETWNTVPVPKNSRTIDPTKIPKISKPTIDDKIQLGPRAQMNWMKGSSGGAGARASESDTLRPSASSLNRYSALQPSVPAAAPTSSAGPDFESKRGLSSRGSSGRERNDKPLSSAPSRAGPPSVGGASKEAPEEPPKEEAHKDTHVPPTPKLLPSTANRSKLERSQSRESVKLEAASGPATDKPALSEEEMEKRSKSIIDEFLHISDYKEAMQCVEELEQASMLHVFVRVGVESTLERSQITRDHMGQLLYQLLQAGSLSKPQFFKGFSETLELADDMAIDIPHIWLYLAELVSPVLREGGISMRELFSEFSKPLLPVGRAGILFSEILHLLCKHMSHRKVGALWRDSELSWVNFLPDMEDVPRFITEQKLDFTLSDCSSPACAVSKRALSPEELNKQLEKLLLEDMASDEQIFDWANLDESEMSSAPFLRALMTAVCRAAVRTESSSSKVDTAIIQKRLPVLHKYLNSDTERQLQALYALQALIVKLDQPPNLLRMFFDCLYDEDVISEDAFYKWEASKDPAEQQGKGVALKSVTAFFTWLREAEEESEDN comes from the exons ATGAGTTTGCCGCCGAAAGCGGTGCCGAAGTCAGCCGCTGCCGCTGGACCTGGAACCGGGCCGTCACCCTCAAATCAACTGCGGGCTACCCTGGCTACAGTACCGTTGCCGGGGCCCCAGCAGCCTCCTCCGGTACCACCAACGCA AGTTTTCCTTAATGCGTTGCACCCCAGGATCCCCCGAGTGCAGCCAACCCTGGACGAGCGAATCTTCCCTACACAGCCTGGCGTCACTGCCGTCTACAGT GTACAGAGACCTGCTGGCCCCCCTTACACAGCGCACGAAATCAACAAAGGACACCCCAGCCTAGCGGCCACACCGCCGGGCCATGCGTCCTCCCCTGGCCTCTCTCAGGTATCAGTTTCCACAGTATCCACTGCGCATCTGTATGGCCACCCTAAAGGCTGGGAGGCAGGAGGAGGG TCTCCGTACACGGCGGGCCAGAATGCTGGCACGACCCCTCTCGTCTACTCCCCGCCAACGCAACCAATGAACGCCCAGCCGCAGAGCCGCCCG tTTGCCCCGGGGTCTCGTCCTGCCCACCACCAG GGAGGATTCAGACCCATTCAG TTTTTCCAGAGGCCTCAGATGCAGACAGCCCGGCCTGCCATTCCAAGTAACAGCCCTTCCATTCGACCTGCGTCCCAGGCACCAGCCGCCACCGTCTACCCCCCCAGCCAGCCCATCATGATGTCCATGACGTCCATGACGCCCATGCCTTTCCCCTCACCCCAGACCGCCCAGTACTACATACCCCAG TATCGCCACAGTGGCCCTCCCTACGTGGGACCTCCCCAGCAGTACACCGTCCAGCCCACAGGACCCAGCACATTCTACCCTGGGCCCTCTCCTGCAGACTTCCCTCCAGCATATG CGGCAGGGCCTTCATACTATCCTGGCCAGACCATGTACACCCCATCTCCATCCATAATAGTGCCTACAGCTCAGCAGCCTCCACCGActaagagggaaaagaaaaca ATCCGTATCCGCGACCCTAACCAGGGTGGCAAGGATATCACAGAGGAGATCATGTCAGGCGTAGGCGGCAGCCGGAACCCAACCCCTCCAGTGGGACGTCCCTCCACTACCCCTACTCCTCCACAG TTTTTATGTCCACACCCTCATTATCCTCACATTTTCTACCTCAAATCCCAGCAGCTGAACAGCCAGGTAGCAGAGCATGGGCATGTCATGTATAACGTGGACAGCGCTCAGGTCCTTCCTGCTTCCGTTGACTTGAAACCAG ATGACAAGCCAAAGCTTGAGTGTGCAATGCTGAAGTCTTCATCACCAGGGCTACGGCCAGTCGACCCTCCTGTGCAGAGGCGAGAGCCCGGCAGtcctgcccctgctcctgcccctgctcctgcccctgctcctgctcctgctcctgctcctgtccctgtctctgcaCCTGGACCTGGACCTgtcccagctccagctccagctccagctcctgcccccaccccagACTCTTATCCCCCTGAGAAATCTGAGCTTCCTCCCTGTGGCCTAGAACCAGCCCCCAGTGTAGCCTCAGCTCCAGCCCCCAACCCCTCCAAGCCTTTGTCAGCAGCAGAGGGGACAGAGACCCCCGGCCCTTCACCAGAGCCTGAACCAGCCATCTCTCCAGAGCCAGAGAAACTGGAGGTCCAGCAGGCCCCCTCAGAGCTGCTCATCTCTCCAACCCAGGAGGTCAAAGCTGTCAACGGGCTGGCCGAAACAAATCCCACTCCTCCCTGCGATGATCTGGGCTTCCAGCCCAGCCACACCCCCCAGCCGCAGCCTGCCCCCGGCCCTACCCGGCCACAGGCTCCCATCTCAGAGCCCGGCCCCGCCAGCCCGGCCCTGGAGGCCCACTGTGCGGAGGCGAAGGCTGCACATCCAGCAGCCGGAGATGCGGTTGCCTCAGGCACGGCGACGCCCTCGTTGCCTTCCACCACTGCTGCTGATATTGGTACTGTGCTCACGCCTCCTCCAGGCCTCACTCTCCCAGGCCAGGCTGCCAGAGAGGCAGGCCTGGCCCGGGAAGCCTCCACTGGGCCAGAGCTGAAAGAGGCTGGGACGGAGCCAGAGGTCTTGCTGGAGGATAAAGTGGAGCCCACCTTACAGCCCAATCTTAGACAAAGCTTGAGTCAAG CAATGACTAGTTTACCAAAGACGTGGAAGAAGCCAAAAGAAGACACTTCTGTGGGGCAGGTCCAGTGTCCTGACAGAGAG gagaAGCTGGAGCTGGGTATGGAGGCTTTCGTGGAGCGCACTAGCCCTCCTCCTTTTGGTGGGGAGAGACGGGCCTCTGCGGGGGTGCCACCAGAGGAGAACGGAGAGCAGGAGGCGGAGCCTTTGAGGAATGGACCAGCGCATATCCCTGAGACGGAAAGCAGCGATGGCGTACCCGCTACTGTCCTAAAAGAGCCCACCCCCAACGCAATACATA AGCCAGAGCTGAAGGATGGGAAGAGGCAGTATAATAGAGACTTCCTGTTGGGATTCCAGTTCATGCCTGCCTGCGTGCAGAAGCCAGAGGGGCTTCCTCCAATTTCCGATGTGGTACTGGACAAG ATTAACCAAAACAAGCTGCCGCTGCGGCAGGTGGACCCTCGCATCATCTCCAGAGGCCCAGACTTCACCCCAGCATTCGCAGACTTTGGCAGGGCAATTCCTGGAGGCAGGGGTGCACCG CTGCTCAGTGTCGGCCCGAGACGGCCGCCTCCGCGCAAAATTATCACCAATGTGTCCGTGAACGACGAGGTGCAGCTGAAGAAGGCCGAGAACGCCTGGAAACCTGGCCTGAAGAGGGAGAATGTCACAGAGGACCCCGAGACCCAGAAAACTCAG GAGCTTTTCCGGAAGGTGCGCAGTATCCTTAACAAACTGACACCGCAGATGTTTAACCAGCTGATGAAGCAGGTGATGGACCTCACCATCGACACAGAGGAACGCCTCAAAGGCGTCATCGACCTGGTTTTCGAAAAAGCCATCGATGAGCCAAGCTTCTCTGTGGCCTATGGCAATATGTGTAGCTGCCTGGCTATG TTAAAAGTGCCCATGGCAGACAAGCCCACCAGCACTGTGAACTTCCGAAAGCTGCTGCTGAACCGCTGTCAGAAAGAGTTTGAGAAGGACAAGGTGGACGATGATGTCTTTGAGAAGAAGCAGCGGGAGCTGGAAGCAGCTTCCTCG GCCAGCGAGCgggagaggctggaggaggaaCTGGAGGAGGCGAAGGACAAGGCCCGCAGGAGGTCCATTGGCAACATCAAGTTCATCGGGGAGCTGTTCAAGCTGCGCATGCTGACGGAGGCCATCATGCACGATTGCGTGGTCAAGCTGCTCAAGAACCACGACGAGGAGAGCCTGGAGTGTCTGTGCCGCCTCCTCACCACCATCGGAAAAGACCTGGACTTCGAGAAGGCCAAG ccACGAATGGATCAGTACTTCAACCAGATGGAAAAGAtagtgaaggagaggaagactTCCTCACGCATTCGGTTCATGCTCCAGGACGTCATCGACCTGCGACTG CATAACTGGGTGTCGCGGCGAGCTGACCAGGGGCCCAAGACCATTGAGCAGATCCACAAGGAGGCCAAAAtcgaggagcaggaggagcagaggaaggtgCACCAGCAGCTGCTGTCCAAGGACAACAAGAGGAGAACAG TAGTGCAGAGAGAAGAGACCTGGAACACTGTGCCTGTGCCCAAGAACAGTAGGACAATAGACCCCACCAAAATCCCCAAAATCTCCAAG CCAACGATAGACGATAAAATCCAGCTTGGCCCGCGAGCGCAGATGAACTGGATGAaaggcagcagtggaggagctggagccaGAGCCAGCGAGTCAG ACACCCTGCGGCCCAGTGCCAGCAGCCTGAACCGCTACTCAGCCCTGCAGCCCTCGGTCCCGGCAGCCGCCCCCACATCCTCCGCAGGCCCAGACTTTGAGTCCAAGCGAGGCCTGAGCAG CCGTGGGAGCTCAGGACGGGAGCGCAATGATAAGCCACTGAGTTCGGCCCCTTCGCGGGCGGGGCCTCCCTCTGTGGGTGGGGCCAGTAAAGAGGCCCCCGAGGAGCCTCCTAAGGAGGAGGCGCACAAGGACACGCACGTCCCCCCCACACCAAAACTGCTGCCCAGCACAGCCAACAGGAGCAAACTGGAGCGCAGCCAATCCAGGGAATCTG TAAAACTTGAAGCAGCGTCAGGCCCTGCTACGGACAAGCCTGCACTAtcagaggaggagatggagaaacGCTCCAAGTCCATCATCGATGAGTTTTTGCACATTAGCGATTATAAG GAGGCTAtgcagtgtgtggaggagctggagcaggccTCAATGCTTCACGTGTTTGTGCGGGTGGGTGTGGAGTCCACACTGGAGAGGAGCCAGATAACACGCGACCACATGGGCCAGCTGCTCTATCAGCTGCTGCAGGCTGGAAGCCTCTCCAAACCTCAGTTCTTTAAAGG GTTCTCAGAAACCCTTGAGTTGGCAGATGATATGGCCATTGACATTCCCCATATATGGCTGTACTTAGCGGAGCTGGTTAGTCCTGTGCTCCGCGAAGGAGGAATCTCTATGAGAGAATTATTTAG TGAATTTAGTAAACCATTACTCCCTGTGGGAAGAGCTGGGatattattttctgaaatattgcACCTGCTATGCAAACATATG AGCCATAGGAAAGTGGGAGCCTTATGGAGGGATTCTGAGTTGAGTTGGGTTAATTTCCTCCCAGACATGGAGGATGTGCCTCGCTTCATCACTGAGCAG AAACTAGACTTCACTCTGTCTGATTGCTCGAGTCCGGCATGTGCGGTCTCTAAGAGAGCGCTCTCGCCTGAGGAGCTGAACAAGCAGCTGGAGAAGCTTCTCCTGGAGGACATGGCTAGCGATGAACAAATCTTCGACTGG GCAAATCTAGATGAATCCGAAATGAGTTCAGCTCCCTTCCTCAGAGCTCTGATGACTGCCGTatgcagagcagcagtgagAA CTGAGAGCTCCTCCTCAAAAGTGGACACGGCCATTATCCAGAAGCGGTTGCCTGTCTTACACAAGTACCTTAACTcggacacagagagacagttgCAAGCACTTTATGCACTTCAAGCATTGATAGTAAAACTGGACCAGCCCCCCA ACTTGCTCCGGATGTTCTTTGACTGTTTGTATGACGAGGATGTGATCTCAGAGGATGCCTTCTACAAGTGGGAGGCCAGCAAAGACCCCGCTGAGCAGCAAGGCAAGGGCGTGGCCCTCAAATCCGTGACAGCTTTTTTCACTTGGCTGCGCGAGGCCGAGGAAGAGTCTGAGGACAATTGA